In one window of Methanoculleus chikugoensis DNA:
- a CDS encoding sensor histidine kinase: protein MKSKSPVRPSLPLMAYLLLAILLATVPVVCLLSVVDSVAIRQELEANAEASRNQTESATVLAVNLVNAGLKLFDKTLDHEMEEAFVPVLAEYERAGRDPGEMDLDRLREVLGDGMDVYIINESGVIEYTSYPPDLGLDFRQIPDFYDRVTEIRLGDPFAADRAVYGIASGELRKYAYMPSPDHRYLFELGLTGSEFQQYHTALKYREAVWDLVDKNPDVVEIRIFDCLGKVVVGEAHPDDDRRLEMVRRAYREKAVIEAENATAGELTRYVFVDMADTDYASNMSLVVELTYTTQRGEAELAGIFNRHADVLLIALFCIGSLSALAAHHLTRPIRSLVEDVDAVARGDLERPIRVSGDEEFMHLAESVRRVVGSLKGTIQMIRESEEEVVRHSRLLEEQVRERTAALEASNRAATLYLDIMGHDINNANNVANLYADLLQAELEGEPEAELLGKARKGLTKSIEIVHNVNTIQKVQGGVPSLRPIDLDAVIRVEIEHSPAPITYAGTTAAVLADDLLSEIFANLIGNAVKHGGPSVEIAVRVEERGEEVLVSVEDTGPGIPDAVKARLFERLVRGTHSTAGTGLGLYICRMLTERYGGKIRAADRVEGRPEEGAAIRFTLRKTGEEGSS, encoded by the coding sequence ATGAAGTCGAAGAGTCCCGTCCGGCCGTCACTTCCGCTCATGGCCTACCTTCTGCTTGCTATTCTCCTCGCGACGGTTCCTGTCGTCTGCCTGCTCTCCGTCGTCGACTCGGTGGCGATCCGGCAGGAACTGGAGGCGAATGCCGAAGCGTCCCGGAACCAGACCGAGTCCGCCACCGTCCTCGCGGTGAACCTGGTGAATGCCGGGCTGAAACTCTTTGATAAGACGCTGGACCACGAGATGGAGGAGGCATTTGTCCCGGTTCTGGCCGAGTACGAGCGGGCGGGAAGGGATCCGGGAGAGATGGATCTCGACCGGCTCAGGGAAGTACTCGGGGACGGGATGGACGTCTATATCATCAACGAATCCGGCGTCATCGAGTACACGTCCTATCCCCCGGATCTTGGACTTGATTTCAGGCAAATCCCCGACTTCTACGACCGGGTAACGGAGATCCGTCTCGGGGATCCGTTTGCTGCCGACAGGGCCGTCTACGGGATCGCGTCAGGGGAACTCCGGAAGTACGCCTACATGCCTTCTCCGGATCACCGCTACCTCTTCGAACTCGGTCTTACGGGATCCGAGTTTCAGCAGTACCACACGGCGCTGAAGTATCGGGAGGCCGTCTGGGACCTTGTGGACAAAAACCCGGACGTTGTCGAGATCCGGATCTTCGACTGCCTGGGGAAGGTGGTCGTCGGCGAGGCGCATCCCGACGACGACCGGCGGCTGGAGATGGTCCGCAGGGCTTACCGGGAGAAGGCCGTGATCGAGGCGGAGAACGCCACTGCAGGCGAACTGACACGCTACGTCTTCGTCGATATGGCGGACACCGATTACGCATCGAACATGAGCCTGGTCGTCGAACTGACCTATACCACGCAGAGGGGGGAGGCCGAACTCGCCGGAATCTTCAACCGGCATGCTGACGTCCTGCTCATTGCGCTCTTCTGTATCGGCTCTCTCTCAGCCCTCGCCGCGCACCACCTGACGCGGCCGATACGCAGCCTCGTCGAGGATGTCGATGCCGTCGCCCGCGGCGATCTGGAGCGTCCCATACGGGTGAGCGGGGACGAGGAGTTCATGCATCTCGCAGAGAGCGTACGGCGTGTGGTCGGATCCCTGAAGGGGACCATCCAGATGATCCGGGAATCGGAGGAGGAGGTCGTCCGGCACAGCCGTCTCCTCGAAGAGCAGGTTCGGGAACGGACGGCCGCCCTTGAGGCGTCGAACCGTGCGGCGACCCTCTATCTGGACATCATGGGGCACGACATCAACAACGCGAACAACGTCGCAAACCTCTATGCCGACCTGCTCCAGGCCGAACTCGAGGGAGAGCCCGAGGCCGAGCTGCTCGGGAAGGCGAGGAAGGGGCTTACGAAGAGCATCGAGATCGTCCACAACGTCAACACCATCCAGAAGGTCCAGGGAGGCGTGCCGTCTCTTCGCCCGATCGATCTCGATGCCGTTATCAGAGTCGAGATCGAGCACTCTCCCGCCCCGATAACCTATGCCGGTACCACGGCCGCCGTCCTCGCCGACGACCTCCTCTCCGAGATCTTCGCGAACCTCATCGGCAACGCGGTGAAGCACGGCGGGCCGTCGGTCGAGATCGCCGTCCGGGTCGAGGAGCGCGGGGAGGAGGTTCTGGTCTCGGTCGAGGATACCGGACCGGGCATCCCGGACGCGGTAAAGGCGCGGCTCTTCGAACGGCTGGTCCGGGGAACCCACAGCACGGCGGGGACGGGGCTCGGGCTTTACATCTGCCGGATGCTCACCGAACGCTACGGCGGGAAGATCCGGGCGGCCGACCGGGTGGAGGGCCGCCCGGAAGAGGGGGCGGCCATCCGGTTTACCCTCCGGAAGACCGGAGAGGAGGGCAGTTCATGA
- the thsA gene encoding thermosome subunit alpha — MSSLGGQPILILKEGSQRTRGRDAQSGNIAAAKAVASAVRTTLGPKGMDKMLVDTIGDVVITNDGVTILKEMDIEHPAAKMMVEIAKTQDDEVGDGTTTAVVIAGELLKRAEDLLDQDVHPTVIAHGYRMAADKAQGILDEIAIDVKPDDMPMLKKIADTAMTGKGAEAAKEKLTELVVKAITMVADADGTVDTEFVKVEKKVGGSIEDSEIVEGMIIDKERVHPAMPRAVKDAKILLLNAAVEFKKTEVDAEISITSPDQLQMFLDEEERMIKGIVDKVVASGANVLFCQKGIDDIAQHYLAKAGIFAVRRVKKSDMEKLARATGAAIVSSIDAIAPEELGKAGSVEEKKVSGEEMIFVTGCENPKAVSIIIRGGTEHVVAELDRAIEDALRVVSVAVEDRKFVAGGGAPEIELSLRLREYAATVGGRAQLAIEAFANALEIIPRTLAENAGLDPIDMLVALRASHEKGGASGKYMGLDVFNAASGDMLKGGVVEPLRVKTQAIASAAEAAVMILRIDDVIASSKSAGPSPEEMAAMGGGMGGGMGMPPM, encoded by the coding sequence ATGTCAAGTCTTGGAGGACAACCAATCCTGATTCTGAAAGAGGGTAGCCAGCGCACCCGCGGTCGTGACGCACAGTCGGGCAACATCGCAGCCGCAAAGGCCGTGGCAAGCGCCGTACGGACAACGCTCGGACCCAAGGGCATGGACAAGATGCTCGTCGATACCATCGGCGACGTCGTCATCACGAACGACGGTGTGACCATCTTAAAAGAGATGGATATCGAGCACCCCGCCGCGAAGATGATGGTCGAGATCGCCAAGACCCAGGACGACGAGGTCGGCGACGGCACCACGACCGCCGTGGTGATCGCAGGCGAGCTCCTGAAGCGTGCCGAGGACCTCCTCGACCAGGACGTGCATCCCACGGTCATCGCTCACGGATACCGGATGGCTGCCGATAAGGCGCAGGGCATCCTCGACGAGATTGCAATCGACGTCAAGCCCGACGACATGCCGATGCTCAAAAAGATTGCCGACACCGCCATGACCGGCAAGGGCGCCGAGGCCGCAAAGGAGAAACTCACCGAGCTCGTCGTCAAGGCAATCACGATGGTCGCCGATGCCGACGGCACCGTCGACACCGAGTTTGTGAAGGTCGAGAAGAAGGTCGGCGGGTCCATTGAGGACTCCGAGATCGTCGAGGGCATGATCATCGACAAGGAGCGTGTGCACCCCGCCATGCCCCGCGCTGTCAAGGACGCGAAGATCCTGCTCCTGAACGCCGCCGTCGAGTTCAAGAAGACCGAGGTCGACGCCGAGATCAGCATCACGAGCCCCGACCAGCTCCAGATGTTCCTCGATGAAGAGGAGCGGATGATCAAGGGCATCGTCGACAAGGTCGTTGCGAGCGGCGCAAACGTCCTCTTCTGCCAGAAGGGCATCGACGACATCGCCCAGCACTACCTCGCAAAAGCCGGCATCTTCGCCGTCCGCCGTGTCAAGAAGAGCGACATGGAGAAGCTCGCCCGCGCTACCGGTGCGGCTATCGTCAGCTCCATCGACGCCATCGCCCCCGAAGAACTCGGCAAGGCGGGCAGCGTCGAGGAGAAGAAGGTCTCCGGCGAAGAGATGATCTTCGTCACCGGGTGCGAGAACCCGAAGGCCGTCTCGATCATCATCCGCGGCGGCACCGAACACGTCGTCGCTGAACTCGACCGCGCCATCGAGGACGCTCTCCGGGTCGTCAGCGTTGCCGTTGAGGACAGGAAGTTCGTCGCCGGCGGCGGTGCGCCCGAGATCGAGCTCTCGCTCCGGCTCCGCGAATACGCCGCAACCGTCGGCGGACGCGCCCAGCTCGCTATCGAAGCGTTTGCAAACGCCCTCGAGATCATCCCGAGGACCCTTGCCGAGAACGCGGGTCTCGACCCGATCGACATGCTCGTCGCCCTCCGCGCATCCCACGAGAAGGGTGGTGCGAGCGGGAAGTACATGGGACTTGACGTCTTCAACGCCGCCTCCGGCGATATGCTCAAGGGCGGTGTCGTTGAGCCCCTCCGGGTGAAGACCCAGGCCATCGCAAGCGCTGCCGAAGCCGCCGTCATGATCCTCCGGATCGACGACGTCATCGCCTCATCCAAGTCCGCCGGCCCCTCTCCTGAGGAGATGGCTGCCATGGGCGGCGGCATGGGTGGCGGCATGGGCATGCCCCCGATGTAA
- a CDS encoding transcriptional regulator, with the protein MSQDRLPQMVISIMLLANFDVSERCNIRPRSFDLIAKRGDNLVIIKVASHIDSVSADIAWDLNLIARHLEATPLIVGERARDTDLERGVVYIRYGLFALSPETLYDYFVEGLSPMVYASPGGLYVKIKGDLLREVRERSRMSLGDLASHLGVSRRTISKYESGMGTTLDVAIRLEELFNAPLVETIELLGYRTPEPEKPAGSTPGDVLADLERMGMEIHAMRQAPFQALALFDRHTILTAYGTSQKVVKRASLIGNISQITKTFAMCVVTDYKKQKKIGKTLLIGEEHLHTLEDGSELIDMINE; encoded by the coding sequence ATGTCGCAGGATCGCCTCCCCCAGATGGTCATCAGCATCATGCTCCTTGCAAACTTCGATGTCTCGGAGCGGTGCAACATCCGTCCGCGGAGTTTCGACCTTATCGCGAAGAGAGGCGACAACCTCGTCATCATCAAAGTCGCCTCGCACATCGACAGCGTGAGCGCCGACATCGCCTGGGATCTCAACCTGATCGCCCGGCACCTGGAGGCCACCCCTCTCATCGTCGGGGAGCGGGCACGCGATACGGATCTCGAACGCGGCGTCGTCTACATCCGCTACGGGCTCTTCGCCCTCAGCCCCGAGACGCTCTACGACTACTTCGTGGAAGGCCTCTCGCCGATGGTCTACGCCTCCCCCGGCGGCCTCTACGTGAAGATCAAAGGCGACCTTCTCCGTGAGGTGCGGGAGCGCTCCCGGATGTCGCTCGGGGACCTCGCGTCGCATCTCGGGGTCTCCCGCCGGACGATCAGCAAGTACGAGAGCGGAATGGGCACCACGCTCGACGTCGCCATCAGGCTCGAGGAACTCTTCAACGCCCCGCTCGTCGAGACGATCGAGCTCCTTGGTTACCGCACCCCCGAGCCTGAGAAGCCTGCCGGGTCCACGCCCGGCGACGTTCTGGCCGACCTCGAACGCATGGGAATGGAGATCCACGCGATGCGGCAGGCCCCGTTCCAGGCGCTGGCGCTCTTTGACCGGCACACGATCCTGACGGCGTACGGCACGTCCCAGAAGGTCGTGAAGCGCGCTTCCCTGATCGGCAACATCTCGCAGATCACGAAGACGTTTGCAATGTGCGTCGTCACGGATTACAAAAAGCAGAAAAAGATCGGCAAAACGCTTCTTATCGGAGAAGAGCATCTCCACACCCTCGAAGACGGCTCGGAACTCATAGATATGATAAACGAGTGA
- a CDS encoding tRNA(Ile)(2)-agmatinylcytidine synthase: MWIGIDDTDSPAGMCTTYLGAVLVQRLARKGLRIVGTRLVRLNPNVIHKTRGNAAIAIEAGGDPETAFALATACVEELAEFDDEKTNPGVVVASIRPPPEFYYAALRDYCTVDEAVAVLEAAGALYRGYKNRRGLIGATAAIASDFLDLTYELLAYRKRPAWGTPRQVDAASLFRAEEETYPHTWDTVDRENGVVVGVPHTPDPVLFGIRGESPAWVREARAYVRSEEPACEQVYATNQGTDAHLIPGSIATLREGRSYLVRGTVAEAAATGPGGHVSFLLEDCGVDLRCMAYEPTKGFRDVVRALVPGDVVAAAGSYKGGSLNLEKLGIARLADAARIRPPICPACGKRMTSAGTGKGYKCRVCGERSRKPETERIERQIEPGWYEVPPTARRHLARPLVRGVPVWEENVLQSGRECDPSSIASIE; this comes from the coding sequence ATGTGGATCGGGATCGACGATACGGACTCGCCTGCCGGGATGTGTACCACCTACCTCGGCGCGGTGCTGGTGCAACGGCTCGCGCGGAAGGGGCTGCGCATCGTCGGCACCCGCCTGGTCAGGCTGAACCCGAACGTCATCCACAAGACCCGGGGGAATGCGGCAATCGCCATCGAGGCGGGCGGCGATCCGGAGACGGCCTTCGCACTCGCCACCGCGTGCGTCGAAGAACTCGCGGAGTTCGACGACGAAAAGACCAACCCCGGCGTGGTGGTGGCGAGCATCCGCCCGCCGCCGGAGTTCTACTACGCGGCGCTCCGGGACTACTGCACCGTGGACGAGGCGGTCGCGGTGCTCGAAGCGGCAGGGGCGCTATACCGGGGCTACAAGAACCGGCGCGGGCTCATCGGCGCAACGGCAGCAATAGCAAGCGATTTTCTCGACCTGACCTACGAACTCCTCGCCTACCGGAAGCGTCCGGCATGGGGAACGCCCCGGCAGGTGGATGCGGCGAGCCTCTTTCGCGCCGAGGAGGAGACCTACCCCCATACCTGGGACACGGTCGACCGGGAGAACGGCGTGGTGGTCGGGGTGCCCCATACCCCCGACCCCGTCCTCTTCGGCATCCGGGGGGAGAGCCCGGCATGGGTGAGGGAGGCGCGTGCATATGTGCGCTCGGAAGAGCCCGCCTGTGAGCAGGTCTACGCCACCAACCAGGGAACCGACGCTCACCTGATCCCGGGCTCGATCGCAACGCTCCGGGAGGGGCGGTCATATCTGGTGCGGGGCACGGTCGCAGAGGCCGCGGCCACCGGGCCCGGCGGCCACGTCTCGTTTCTCCTCGAGGACTGCGGCGTCGACCTCCGCTGTATGGCCTACGAGCCGACCAAGGGGTTCCGGGACGTCGTGAGAGCGCTCGTCCCGGGCGACGTAGTGGCCGCGGCCGGGAGTTACAAAGGCGGGAGCCTCAACCTCGAGAAACTCGGGATCGCCCGCCTCGCCGACGCGGCCCGGATCCGCCCGCCGATCTGCCCGGCCTGCGGGAAGCGGATGACGAGCGCCGGAACCGGCAAGGGCTACAAGTGCAGGGTCTGCGGCGAGCGCAGCCGCAAGCCCGAGACCGAGCGAATCGAGCGGCAGATCGAGCCCGGGTGGTACGAGGTGCCCCCCACTGCCCGCCGGCACCTCGCGCGGCCGCTGGTTCGCGGCGTCCCGGTGTGGGAAGAGAACGTGCTTCAATCCGGCCGGGAGTGCGATCCATCGTCCATCGCGTCAATCGAATGA
- a CDS encoding deoxyhypusine synthase has protein sequence MTFKYGEAVQQARVHPGMTVGELVDELGKAGAYNGGSLWQAVNIYERMLRDEKALKFFGLSGAMVPGGMGGIVADLIERGHIDVLVSTGANLTHDVIEAIGCHHYHGTCQVSDTELCEEGVNRIYDIFLPNEAFIRFEEFLQDVYSSIPEGSTVSISDLLGRIGEKLDTGILSEAAKAGVPIYCPAIQDSMIGLQYWLFSQTHKVTVSAFADMPGLLDRCFEAERAGTILVGGGVPKNYILQSKLMTESGFDYAVQLTGDRPDLGGLSGATLDEARSWGKLTGEATAATVYGDATINLPLLVAATLERLER, from the coding sequence ATGACCTTCAAGTACGGGGAAGCGGTTCAGCAGGCACGGGTGCACCCCGGGATGACGGTCGGCGAACTCGTCGACGAACTCGGGAAAGCCGGAGCCTACAACGGGGGATCGCTGTGGCAGGCGGTCAACATCTACGAACGGATGCTCCGCGACGAGAAAGCACTGAAGTTCTTCGGCCTCTCGGGCGCCATGGTGCCCGGCGGCATGGGAGGCATCGTCGCCGACCTTATCGAGAGAGGACACATCGACGTGCTCGTCTCGACGGGGGCGAACCTCACCCACGACGTCATCGAGGCGATCGGGTGCCACCACTACCACGGGACTTGCCAGGTCTCCGATACCGAACTCTGTGAGGAGGGTGTCAACCGGATCTACGACATCTTCCTCCCGAACGAGGCGTTCATCCGGTTCGAGGAGTTCCTGCAGGACGTCTACTCCTCCATCCCGGAAGGCTCGACGGTCTCGATCTCCGATCTCCTTGGCCGGATCGGGGAGAAGCTCGATACCGGGATCCTCTCCGAGGCGGCAAAGGCCGGGGTGCCGATCTACTGCCCGGCCATCCAGGACTCGATGATCGGGCTGCAGTACTGGCTCTTTTCCCAGACACACAAGGTCACGGTCAGCGCGTTTGCCGATATGCCCGGGCTGCTCGACCGGTGCTTCGAGGCCGAGCGGGCCGGCACCATCCTCGTCGGCGGCGGCGTCCCGAAGAACTACATCCTGCAGAGCAAACTGATGACCGAGAGCGGGTTCGACTACGCGGTGCAGCTCACCGGCGACCGGCCGGACCTCGGCGGCCTCTCGGGGGCGACGCTCGACGAGGCCCGGTCGTGGGGCAAACTCACCGGGGAGGCCACCGCCGCGACGGTCTACGGTGATGCGACGATCAACCTGCCGCTCCTCGTCGCGGCAACCCTGGAAAGGCTGGAACGATGA
- the pyrF gene encoding orotidine-5'-phosphate decarboxylase, which produces MTELILSLDVLDRKRAVSIAESCAPYIDAIKVGYPLVLSAGLSIVEDLADLALPLIADFKVADIPNTNRLICEAVFAAGFDAVIAHGFVGADAARTCVEVAHRHSGAAYIVAEMSHPGATEFFHGGVAEHLAELAVSCRADGIIAPATRPDRISRLREIVGSKAIYSPGVGAQGGDLDTVARLVDGVIVGRSIYEAENPGAEAERFSRIRR; this is translated from the coding sequence ATGACCGAACTCATCCTCTCCCTCGACGTCCTCGACCGGAAACGGGCGGTGAGCATCGCGGAGTCGTGTGCGCCCTATATCGACGCGATCAAGGTCGGCTACCCGCTCGTCCTCTCGGCCGGCCTCTCCATCGTCGAAGATCTCGCCGACCTCGCCCTCCCGCTCATCGCCGACTTCAAGGTCGCGGACATCCCGAACACCAACCGTCTCATCTGCGAAGCGGTCTTTGCCGCCGGCTTCGACGCCGTGATCGCCCACGGGTTCGTGGGAGCCGATGCCGCAAGAACCTGCGTCGAGGTGGCGCACCGGCACAGCGGGGCGGCCTACATCGTCGCCGAGATGAGCCATCCCGGGGCGACCGAGTTCTTCCACGGCGGCGTGGCCGAACACCTCGCGGAACTCGCCGTCTCCTGCCGGGCCGACGGCATCATTGCTCCGGCAACCCGCCCGGACCGGATATCCCGGCTCCGGGAGATCGTCGGCAGCAAGGCGATCTACTCGCCGGGCGTGGGGGCGCAGGGCGGCGACCTCGACACGGTGGCCCGGCTGGTCGACGGGGTCATCGTGGGAAGGAGCATCTACGAGGCGGAGAACCCGGGCGCCGAAGCCGAACGCTTCTCCCGCATCCGCCGGTGA
- the nrdD gene encoding anaerobic ribonucleoside-triphosphate reductase — MNWSPEQRKLAEKYQSLDEIPAGERRYKCHTCHFVVDENPCPHCGETSLEIMCPLDHCDCHHSIVESIEYCPLCGKAICPECGSHDVVQISRVTGYLQDVAGWNAGKQQELKDRVHYSVV; from the coding sequence ATGAACTGGAGTCCCGAACAACGTAAACTGGCAGAGAAATACCAGAGCCTCGATGAAATCCCCGCGGGAGAGCGGCGGTACAAGTGCCACACCTGCCACTTCGTCGTGGACGAGAACCCCTGCCCTCACTGCGGCGAGACGTCGCTTGAGATCATGTGTCCGCTCGACCACTGCGACTGCCACCACTCCATCGTCGAGAGCATCGAGTACTGCCCGCTCTGCGGCAAGGCAATCTGTCCCGAGTGCGGGAGCCACGACGTCGTCCAGATCAGCAGGGTCACCGGTTACCTCCAGGACGTTGCGGGATGGAACGCGGGCAAGCAGCAGGAACTGAAAGACCGGGTCCATTACTCCGTCGTATGA
- a CDS encoding adenosylcobinamide amidohydrolase, with protein MRYFVREDTLFLRGRFRAVSTGVRGGIADVTTVLNHTVPHDFEDEPGRHLDLLTARHGVFRDYFGLLTAVEMHHLCVLQYDFVTVFITAGVTNPTAPPTAPHTINIIVYSREGMVDSALLETIVTATGAKAQALHDLGYDFPGTTTDAVVVACERDAPQANTYAGTLTEVGSRVHAAVLRGLPEALARQQGRVRRSEPSFFIYSRYGGDHWVEWQKENCPYYPCHFPGQRCDYCYCPCYPCADEELGEWVDSSNGGRVWGCAGCTLLHVPVIADYLKRNPEAALAELKRLREKL; from the coding sequence ATGAGATATTTCGTCAGGGAAGACACTCTTTTTCTTCGCGGCCGATTCAGAGCAGTGAGCACCGGGGTTCGCGGTGGTATCGCCGACGTCACGACGGTCCTGAACCACACGGTGCCGCACGACTTCGAGGACGAACCGGGGCGTCACCTCGACCTTCTCACCGCCCGGCACGGCGTCTTCCGGGACTACTTCGGGCTCCTGACCGCTGTAGAGATGCATCACCTCTGCGTGCTCCAGTACGACTTCGTCACGGTCTTCATCACCGCCGGGGTGACCAACCCGACGGCGCCCCCCACCGCCCCGCACACCATCAACATCATTGTCTACAGCAGGGAGGGGATGGTTGATTCGGCGCTCCTCGAGACGATCGTCACCGCGACGGGAGCGAAGGCCCAGGCGCTCCACGATCTCGGCTACGACTTCCCCGGAACCACGACGGATGCGGTCGTCGTCGCCTGCGAGCGCGACGCTCCCCAGGCAAACACCTACGCCGGAACCCTGACCGAGGTCGGCAGCAGGGTTCACGCGGCGGTTCTCCGCGGACTCCCGGAGGCCCTCGCGCGGCAGCAGGGCAGGGTCCGGCGGAGCGAACCGTCGTTCTTCATCTACAGCCGTTACGGCGGGGATCACTGGGTGGAGTGGCAGAAGGAGAACTGCCCCTACTACCCCTGCCACTTTCCGGGACAGCGGTGCGACTACTGTTACTGCCCCTGCTACCCCTGTGCGGACGAGGAACTCGGCGAATGGGTCGATAGTTCGAACGGCGGCAGGGTCTGGGGGTGTGCCGGCTGTACGCTCCTGCACGTCCCCGTGATTGCGGATTACCTGAAAAGAAATCCGGAGGCCGCTCTCGCCGAACTCAAGCGTCTCCGGGAAAAATTATAG
- a CDS encoding DUF1858 domain-containing protein — MALTANSTIAELLREKPESAQVLFRFGMGCLGCAIANNETIREAAQAHGIPLEEMLSALGVAEA, encoded by the coding sequence ATGGCATTGACTGCGAACAGTACAATCGCGGAACTCCTTCGGGAGAAGCCCGAATCGGCACAGGTACTCTTCCGGTTCGGCATGGGTTGCCTTGGCTGCGCCATCGCAAACAACGAGACGATCCGGGAAGCCGCCCAGGCGCACGGCATCCCCCTCGAAGAGATGCTCTCCGCTCTCGGCGTCGCCGAGGCGTAA